A region from the Silene latifolia isolate original U9 population chromosome 7, ASM4854445v1, whole genome shotgun sequence genome encodes:
- the LOC141589785 gene encoding uncharacterized protein At1g08160-like, with the protein MSTKCCIVCSIILWALTFVIPLIVYYAQDTKDPTFTLEHASVNGFNLSSDGHLTSFFDVVLKANNPSRRLKLKYSGVRVSIYKDEQILAEDALDDFAQRKRTMTVLKSAPVALSLSLDKGPRFNLELESGMGYIHFDVLLTSDLNQNNLAVTCSDVVLNITISNSLVASSPADGVNTNHKLIIDCDVYVYGNDG; encoded by the coding sequence ATGTCTACAAAATGTTGCATTGTATGTTCAATAATTTTATGGGCATTAACATTTGTGATACCCCTTATAGTCTACTACGCCCAAGACACTAAAGATCCAACCTTCACCCTCGAACACGCCTCGGTCAACGGTTTCAATCTATCATCCGATGGCCACCTCACCTCCTTTTTCGACGTCGTTCTCAAGGCCAACAATCCAAGCCGTAGGTTGAAGTTAAAATACTCGGGAGTCCGAGTTTCAATCTATAAGGACGAGCAAATATTGGCCGAAGACGCATTGGATGACTTTGCTCAGCGTAAACGGACCATGACCGTGTTGAAGTCCGCCCCGGTTGCGCTTAGCTTGTCATTAGACAAGGGACCGAGGTTCAATTTAGAGTTGGAGAGTGGCATGGGATATATTCATTTTGATGTTCTTCTGACATCTGATTTGAATCAGAATAATCTTGCTGTTACTTGTAGTGATGTTGTTCTTAATATAACTATTTCTAATTCCTTAGTTGCTTCATCTCCTGCTGATGGTGTTAATACTAACCACAAATTGATCATAGATTGTGATGTGTATGTCTATGGTAACGATGGTTAG